Proteins encoded in a region of the Burkholderia ubonensis subsp. mesacidophila genome:
- a CDS encoding MFS transporter, whose product MTRPQSPPAANPRPGRAALAAFVGTTIEWYDFYIYGTAAALVFGKVFFSSGMNPGVATLLAFVTFWAGFAARPLGGIVFGHLGDRVGRKTALVITLVMMGLATTGIGLLPTYAQIGVWAPAGLVVLRVLQGIAVGGEWGGAVLIASENAPKHRSILYAAFAQQGSPTGNLLATGAFFALSALPTPAFLMWGWRIPFLLSAVLVAVGMVIRLKLEESAEMRRVLRRKRTVKLPLRDVVRDHWPVVLLAAGTLPVINVTYFRSTFALSWATRELGYAQGTFLGILSMSLVVQFLMQPVGAWLVSKIDMRRAMCWILIPEIVLMPVMFHALATRSYWIAVAGMCVSTIPSAMFYGAVGGVLARVFPANVRYTGLSLAYQLSALVVGGGTPVLAQAILNATGSIVGVAIASGLYACVSLVCMLALLNRTGHRADELSSAERSDAAEWGAEDVASGPEQAGEGGALKPAG is encoded by the coding sequence ATGACCCGTCCGCAATCCCCTCCCGCCGCGAACCCGCGGCCGGGCCGCGCCGCGCTTGCCGCGTTCGTCGGCACGACGATCGAGTGGTACGACTTCTATATCTACGGCACGGCCGCCGCGCTCGTGTTCGGCAAGGTGTTCTTCTCGAGCGGGATGAACCCGGGCGTCGCGACGCTGCTCGCGTTCGTCACGTTCTGGGCCGGCTTCGCGGCGCGCCCGCTCGGCGGGATCGTGTTCGGCCATCTCGGCGACCGCGTCGGCCGCAAGACCGCGCTCGTGATCACGCTGGTGATGATGGGGCTCGCGACCACCGGGATCGGCCTGTTGCCGACCTACGCGCAGATCGGCGTGTGGGCGCCGGCCGGGCTCGTCGTGCTGCGCGTGCTGCAGGGCATCGCGGTCGGCGGCGAGTGGGGCGGCGCGGTGCTGATCGCGAGCGAAAACGCGCCGAAGCACCGGAGCATCCTGTACGCGGCGTTCGCGCAGCAGGGCTCGCCCACCGGCAACCTGCTCGCGACCGGCGCGTTCTTCGCGCTGAGCGCGCTGCCGACGCCCGCGTTCCTGATGTGGGGTTGGCGCATCCCGTTCCTGCTGTCTGCGGTGCTCGTGGCCGTCGGCATGGTGATCCGCCTGAAGCTCGAGGAGTCGGCCGAGATGCGGCGCGTGCTGCGGCGCAAGCGCACGGTGAAGCTGCCGCTGCGCGACGTGGTGCGCGATCACTGGCCGGTCGTGCTGCTCGCGGCCGGCACGCTGCCGGTCATCAACGTCACGTATTTCCGCAGCACGTTCGCGCTGTCGTGGGCGACCCGGGAGCTCGGCTACGCGCAGGGGACGTTTCTCGGGATCCTGTCGATGTCGCTCGTCGTGCAGTTCCTGATGCAGCCCGTCGGCGCATGGCTCGTGTCGAAGATCGACATGCGGCGCGCGATGTGCTGGATCCTGATTCCGGAGATCGTGCTGATGCCTGTGATGTTCCATGCGCTCGCGACCCGCTCGTACTGGATCGCCGTCGCCGGCATGTGCGTGTCGACGATTCCGTCGGCGATGTTCTACGGCGCGGTCGGCGGCGTGCTCGCGCGCGTGTTTCCGGCGAACGTCCGCTACACGGGGCTGTCGCTCGCGTACCAGCTGAGCGCGCTCGTCGTCGGCGGCGGCACGCCGGTGCTCGCGCAGGCGATCCTCAACGCGACGGGCAGCATCGTCGGCGTCGCGATCGCGTCGGGGCTCTATGCGTGCGTGTCGCTCGTCTGCATGCTGGCGCTGCTGAACCGCACCGGCCATCGCGCGGACGAGCTGTCGAGCGCCGAGCGCAGCGATGCGGCGGAGTGGGGCGCCGAAGACGTGGCGAGCGGGCCGGAGCAGGCGGGCGAGGGCGGCGCGCTGAAGCCGGCGGGGTGA
- a CDS encoding oxidative damage protection protein, with the protein MARMVQCAKLGKEAEGLDFPPLPGELGKRIYESVSKEAWQGWLKQQTMLINENRLNMADPRARQYLMKQTEKYFFGDGADQASGYVPPTEG; encoded by the coding sequence ATGGCTCGAATGGTTCAATGCGCGAAGCTCGGCAAGGAAGCCGAAGGTCTCGATTTCCCGCCGCTGCCGGGCGAACTCGGCAAGCGCATCTACGAAAGCGTCTCGAAAGAGGCGTGGCAAGGCTGGCTGAAGCAGCAGACGATGCTGATCAACGAGAACCGCCTGAACATGGCCGACCCGCGCGCGCGCCAGTATCTGATGAAGCAGACGGAGAAGTATTTCTTCGGCGACGGCGCCGACCAGGCGTCCGGCTACGTGCCGCCGACCGAAGGCTGA
- the argA gene encoding amino-acid N-acetyltransferase, whose product MNSQTDLPPAQSGAANPPAADDSVASHAQFVDWMRSVAPYIHKFRNSTFVVGFGGEVVQQGLLNALVSDIALLQAMGIQIVLVHGSRPQVEEQLSLHGVESEFSHGLRITDARALESAKEAAGEVRLDIEAAISQGLPNSPMAHAHISVVSGNFVTARPVGILDGVDFAHTGVVRKIDAESIRHSLASRKLVLLSPLGFSPTGEAFNLSMEDVASAAAIALRADKIIFLTEGPGIVDDEGELVREMSLDAAADLLDSGNIQGDDAFFLKHSIRACRGGVTRAHLIPQSLDGSMLLELFLHDGVGTMISYENLESLREATPDDVGGILSLIEPLESDGTLVRRGRHQIERDIDHFSVIEHDGVLFGCAALYPYQQEKIGEMACLTVAPEAQGSGDGERLLKRIEQRARARGLTHIFVLTTRTEHWFLKRGFVKVSVDDLPEDRRKLYNWQRKSLVLMKQL is encoded by the coding sequence ATGAATTCCCAAACCGACCTCCCCCCCGCCCAGTCCGGCGCCGCGAACCCGCCGGCCGCCGACGATTCGGTCGCCAGCCACGCGCAGTTCGTCGACTGGATGCGCTCCGTCGCGCCCTATATCCACAAGTTCCGCAACAGCACGTTCGTCGTGGGATTCGGCGGCGAGGTGGTGCAGCAGGGGCTCCTGAACGCGCTGGTGTCCGACATCGCGCTGCTGCAGGCGATGGGCATCCAGATCGTGCTGGTGCACGGCTCGCGACCGCAGGTCGAGGAGCAACTGAGCCTGCATGGTGTCGAATCCGAGTTTTCGCACGGGCTGCGCATCACCGATGCGCGCGCGCTCGAATCCGCGAAGGAAGCGGCGGGCGAAGTGCGCCTCGACATCGAGGCCGCGATCAGCCAGGGCCTGCCGAACTCGCCGATGGCGCACGCGCACATCAGCGTCGTGTCCGGCAACTTCGTGACGGCGCGGCCGGTCGGGATTCTCGACGGGGTCGATTTCGCGCATACGGGCGTCGTGCGCAAGATCGACGCCGAATCGATCCGCCATTCGCTCGCGAGCCGCAAGCTCGTGCTGCTGTCGCCGCTCGGCTTCTCGCCGACCGGCGAGGCGTTCAACCTGTCGATGGAGGACGTCGCGTCCGCGGCGGCGATCGCGCTGCGCGCCGACAAGATCATCTTCCTGACCGAAGGCCCCGGCATCGTCGACGACGAAGGCGAGCTGGTCCGCGAAATGTCGCTCGACGCGGCCGCCGATCTGCTCGACTCGGGCAACATCCAGGGCGACGACGCGTTCTTCCTGAAGCACTCGATCCGCGCGTGCCGCGGCGGCGTGACCCGTGCGCACCTGATCCCGCAGTCGCTCGACGGCAGCATGCTGCTCGAACTGTTCCTGCACGACGGCGTCGGCACGATGATCTCGTACGAGAACCTCGAGAGCCTGCGCGAAGCGACGCCGGACGACGTCGGCGGCATCCTGTCGCTGATCGAGCCGCTCGAGTCGGACGGCACGCTGGTGCGGCGCGGCCGCCATCAGATCGAACGCGACATCGACCACTTCTCGGTGATCGAGCACGATGGCGTGCTGTTCGGCTGCGCGGCGCTGTACCCGTACCAGCAGGAGAAGATCGGCGAGATGGCGTGCCTGACCGTCGCGCCCGAGGCGCAAGGATCCGGCGACGGCGAGCGGCTGCTCAAGCGCATCGAGCAGCGCGCGCGGGCGCGCGGCCTCACGCACATCTTCGTGCTCACGACGCGCACCGAACACTGGTTCCTCAAGCGCGGCTTCGTGAAGGTAAGCGTCGACGACCTGCCGGAAGACCGCCGCAAACTCTATAACTGGCAGCGCAAGTCGCTCGTGCTGATGAAACAGCTCTGA
- a CDS encoding CaiB/BaiF CoA transferase family protein: MNGAQGALAGLKVVDLSRVLGGPYCTQALADHGAQVIKIEPPEGDETRGWGPPFLDDTAWYFIGVNRNKEGLALDLSRDEGRAILWRLLEDADVLVENFKPGTLARWGMDYARDLRPRFARLIHCAVTGFGADGPLGGLPGYDAVIQAMAGLMSVNGERDGDAMRIGLPIVDMVTGLNALAGILLALAERERSGQGQSIDIALYDCGVSLLHPHLPNFFGAGRVPERSGNAHPNIAPYDSYRTATVPIFLAVGNDRQFARLAAHLGVPELADDPRFVDNRSRCAHRPELKAALETLLAGHACAPLARDLMAAGVPCGPVQTVADVVRDPHALHRNLLVEIGRYRGTASPIRLSRTPATYRSPPPALGRDTRAVLDRLGVDPALQQQLLDAGVLKAPG, from the coding sequence ATGAACGGGGCGCAAGGCGCACTGGCCGGCCTGAAGGTCGTCGACCTGAGCCGCGTGCTCGGCGGCCCGTACTGCACGCAGGCGCTTGCCGACCACGGCGCGCAGGTGATCAAGATCGAACCGCCGGAGGGCGACGAGACGCGCGGCTGGGGGCCACCGTTTCTCGACGACACCGCGTGGTACTTCATCGGCGTCAACCGCAACAAGGAAGGGCTCGCGCTCGACCTGTCGCGTGACGAGGGCCGCGCGATCCTGTGGCGCCTGCTCGAGGACGCCGACGTGCTGGTCGAGAACTTCAAGCCGGGCACGCTAGCGCGCTGGGGGATGGACTACGCGCGCGACCTGCGGCCGCGCTTTGCGCGGCTGATCCACTGCGCGGTGACGGGCTTCGGCGCCGACGGCCCGCTCGGCGGGCTGCCCGGCTACGACGCGGTGATCCAGGCGATGGCCGGGCTGATGAGCGTCAACGGCGAGCGCGACGGCGACGCGATGCGCATCGGCCTGCCGATCGTCGACATGGTGACGGGGCTCAACGCGCTCGCCGGCATCCTGCTCGCGCTGGCCGAGCGCGAGCGGAGCGGGCAGGGGCAGTCGATCGACATCGCGCTCTACGACTGCGGCGTGTCGCTGCTGCATCCGCATCTGCCGAACTTCTTCGGTGCCGGGCGCGTGCCCGAACGCAGCGGCAACGCGCATCCGAACATCGCGCCGTACGACAGCTACCGCACCGCGACCGTGCCGATCTTCCTGGCGGTCGGCAACGACCGGCAGTTCGCGCGGCTCGCCGCGCATCTCGGCGTGCCGGAACTGGCGGACGATCCGCGCTTCGTCGACAACCGCAGCCGCTGCGCGCACCGGCCCGAGCTGAAGGCCGCGCTGGAGACGTTGCTGGCCGGGCATGCGTGCGCGCCGCTCGCGCGCGACCTGATGGCGGCCGGTGTGCCGTGCGGCCCGGTGCAGACGGTCGCCGACGTCGTGCGCGATCCGCATGCGCTGCACCGGAACCTGCTCGTCGAAATCGGCCGGTATCGCGGCACCGCGTCGCCGATCCGGCTGTCGCGCACGCCGGCGACCTACCGCTCGCCGCCGCCGGCATTGGGCCGCGACACGCGCGCGGTGCTCGACCGGCTCGGCGTCGATCCGGCGCTGCAGCAGCAATTGCTTGACGCCGGCGTGCTGAAGGCGCCCGGCTGA
- a CDS encoding LysR family transcriptional regulator: MELKQLRYFVAVAEELHFGRAAKRLFISQPALSFDIRKFEDALGVQLFARTSKSVALTNAGEVLLGEARRLLLQAAEAERLTVRSASGYAGRLRVGFVHSMLYRGLLDAVRRFEADYPGVEIVLSEMNTQAQVQAIQRGQIDLGYAHWGHFPPEVDSTPIYAEPFVCCLPTTHPLARRRQVALAALAHEPFILFPRDAAPHYHDLIIAQCVNAGFSPVIRHEARLWQTILSMIEFGMGVALVPRVLQQVKSDRLAFRPLKDAPLESRTLELKRGGSAEPVALRFADYLRASIDALPALAG, from the coding sequence ATGGAACTGAAGCAGCTTCGATATTTCGTCGCGGTGGCCGAAGAGCTGCATTTCGGGCGCGCCGCCAAGCGGCTGTTCATCTCGCAGCCGGCGCTGAGCTTCGACATCCGCAAGTTCGAGGATGCGCTCGGCGTGCAGCTGTTTGCGCGCACCAGCAAGTCGGTCGCGCTGACCAACGCGGGCGAGGTGCTGCTCGGCGAGGCGCGCCGGCTGCTGCTGCAGGCGGCCGAGGCCGAGCGCCTGACGGTCCGCTCGGCGTCCGGGTACGCGGGGCGGCTGCGGGTCGGCTTCGTCCATTCGATGCTGTATCGCGGGCTGCTCGATGCGGTGCGGCGCTTCGAGGCCGACTACCCGGGCGTCGAGATCGTGCTCTCGGAAATGAACACGCAGGCGCAGGTGCAGGCCATCCAGCGCGGCCAGATCGACCTCGGCTACGCGCACTGGGGCCACTTCCCGCCCGAGGTCGATTCGACACCGATCTATGCGGAGCCGTTCGTCTGCTGCCTGCCGACCACGCACCCGCTCGCGCGGCGCCGGCAGGTCGCGCTCGCCGCGCTCGCGCACGAGCCGTTCATCCTGTTTCCGCGCGACGCGGCTCCCCACTATCACGACCTGATCATCGCGCAATGCGTGAACGCGGGCTTCAGCCCGGTGATCCGTCACGAGGCGCGGCTGTGGCAAACCATCCTGTCGATGATCGAGTTCGGGATGGGTGTCGCGCTCGTGCCGCGCGTGCTGCAGCAGGTGAAGAGCGACCGGCTCGCGTTCCGGCCGCTGAAGGATGCGCCGCTCGAATCGCGCACGCTCGAGCTGAAGCGCGGCGGCAGCGCCGAACCGGTCGCGCTGCGCTTTGCCGACTATCTGCGCGCGTCGATCGATGCGCTGCCGGCGCTCGCGGGGTGA
- a CDS encoding acyltransferase family protein encodes MLRALAALGVVAFHTEGNVGTYGWVSRIVPHISRYGELGVDVFFVISGFVIALVSYGEPRGLQSARKFLAARIARIVPLYWTLTALFVALLAVVPTAFGHARLDLWHVITSFLFLPSINWAGIIAPVINVGWTLNYEAWFYVVFAVAICVTRRPLIAVAAFLGFTSLLRLAHGSSVPFLVYTNPIVLEFVMGCCIGTCYARGKRVPLATALIALLGVIAFRMMYAPTLTDGNRFIVSGLPAFAIVVVALAFEARIRWNTLFSKLGDASYSLYLTHVLSVPVTLKVIQMVDRQHRLPGDLVCVAVVISSILVAFACHRLLERPMTRSVGRWLSRRADAPNAAPRITA; translated from the coding sequence GTGCTGCGCGCGCTCGCGGCACTCGGGGTGGTAGCGTTTCACACCGAAGGAAACGTTGGCACGTATGGATGGGTCTCTCGCATCGTCCCGCACATCTCGAGATATGGCGAGCTCGGCGTTGACGTTTTCTTCGTCATCTCGGGTTTCGTCATTGCGCTCGTCAGCTATGGAGAACCCCGAGGGTTGCAGTCGGCACGGAAATTCCTGGCGGCTCGAATCGCGCGCATCGTGCCTCTGTACTGGACGCTCACCGCGCTGTTCGTCGCCCTTCTCGCCGTCGTGCCAACTGCCTTCGGGCACGCCCGACTCGACCTCTGGCATGTGATCACGTCATTCCTGTTCCTGCCGTCGATCAACTGGGCCGGCATCATCGCGCCGGTCATCAACGTGGGTTGGACGCTCAACTACGAAGCGTGGTTCTACGTGGTATTCGCAGTCGCGATATGCGTCACCCGCCGCCCGCTGATCGCGGTTGCGGCATTTCTCGGCTTCACATCGCTCCTGCGGCTCGCGCACGGCTCAAGCGTGCCGTTTCTCGTCTATACAAACCCCATCGTGCTCGAGTTCGTCATGGGCTGCTGCATAGGCACCTGCTATGCGAGAGGAAAACGCGTACCGCTGGCCACCGCGCTGATTGCGCTGCTGGGCGTCATCGCGTTCAGGATGATGTATGCGCCGACGTTGACCGACGGCAACCGTTTCATTGTGTCCGGCCTGCCGGCGTTCGCCATCGTGGTCGTGGCGCTCGCCTTCGAAGCGCGAATCCGCTGGAACACGTTATTCAGCAAGCTGGGCGACGCGTCCTATTCACTCTATCTGACGCATGTATTGTCGGTGCCGGTCACGCTGAAGGTCATTCAGATGGTCGACCGGCAACACAGGCTGCCCGGCGACCTCGTCTGCGTGGCGGTCGTGATCAGCTCGATTCTCGTGGCATTCGCTTGCCATCGACTGCTGGAACGCCCGATGACGCGATCGGTCGGACGCTGGTTGTCGCGACGAGCCGATGCGCCGAACGCTGCCCCTCGCATAACGGCCTAG
- a CDS encoding aspartate aminotransferase family protein, translating to MTYRNESAWIGPAAESASRTTAEYRALDAAHHIHPFSDMGALNRAGSRVIVKADGVYLWDSDGNRIIDGMAGLWCVNVGYGRKELADAAYRQLQELPFYNTFFKTTHPPVIELSKLLAEVTPPGFNHFFYCNSGSEGNDTVLRVVHQYWRVQGQPQKKYVISRKNGYHGSTIAGATLGGMDYMHEQMPSKVEHIVHIDQPYFFGEAQAGETPEAFGLARARQLEAKILELGAENVAAFIGEPFQGAGGVIFPPSTYWPEIQRICRKYDVLLVADEVIGGFGRTGEWFAHQHFGFEPDLMTLAKGLTSGYVPMGAVALHDRVAQALIEHGEFNHGMTYSGHPVAAAVAVANLKVLRDEGIVARVKRDIGPYFQRRLRDALGGHPIVGEIAGAGLVAGVQLAREPARRVRFDHGGEVGMICRDFCFNGNLIMRATGDRMLLSPPLVVGEAEVDEIVEKAKRAFDATAQRVGG from the coding sequence ATGACCTATCGCAACGAATCGGCCTGGATCGGGCCTGCTGCCGAGTCCGCCTCGCGCACCACCGCCGAATACCGCGCGCTCGACGCTGCGCATCATATTCATCCGTTCTCCGACATGGGCGCGCTCAACCGCGCGGGCAGCCGCGTGATCGTGAAGGCGGACGGCGTTTACCTGTGGGACTCGGACGGCAACAGGATCATCGACGGGATGGCCGGCCTGTGGTGCGTGAACGTCGGCTACGGCCGCAAGGAACTCGCCGACGCCGCGTACCGGCAATTGCAGGAACTGCCGTTCTACAACACGTTCTTCAAGACCACGCATCCGCCGGTGATCGAACTGTCGAAGCTGCTCGCCGAAGTCACGCCGCCGGGATTCAACCACTTCTTCTACTGCAACAGCGGCTCGGAAGGCAACGACACCGTGCTGCGCGTCGTGCACCAGTACTGGCGCGTGCAGGGCCAGCCGCAGAAGAAATACGTGATCTCGCGCAAGAACGGCTATCACGGTTCGACCATCGCGGGCGCGACGCTGGGCGGGATGGACTACATGCACGAGCAGATGCCGTCGAAGGTCGAGCACATCGTGCACATCGACCAGCCGTACTTCTTCGGTGAAGCGCAAGCCGGCGAAACGCCCGAGGCGTTCGGCCTCGCGCGCGCGCGGCAGCTCGAAGCGAAGATCCTCGAACTCGGCGCGGAGAACGTCGCCGCGTTCATCGGCGAGCCGTTCCAGGGCGCGGGCGGCGTGATCTTCCCGCCGTCGACGTACTGGCCGGAAATCCAGCGGATTTGCCGCAAGTACGACGTCCTGCTCGTCGCCGACGAGGTGATCGGCGGCTTCGGGCGCACCGGCGAATGGTTCGCGCACCAGCACTTCGGCTTCGAGCCGGACCTGATGACGCTCGCGAAAGGGCTGACGAGCGGCTACGTGCCGATGGGCGCGGTGGCGTTGCACGACCGGGTCGCGCAGGCGCTGATCGAGCACGGCGAATTCAATCACGGGATGACGTATTCGGGCCATCCGGTTGCGGCGGCGGTCGCGGTCGCGAACCTGAAGGTGCTGCGCGACGAAGGGATCGTCGCGCGCGTGAAGCGCGACATCGGGCCGTATTTCCAGCGCAGGTTGCGCGACGCGCTGGGCGGGCATCCGATCGTCGGCGAGATTGCCGGCGCGGGGCTCGTCGCCGGCGTTCAGCTCGCGCGCGAGCCGGCGCGGCGCGTGCGCTTCGACCATGGCGGGGAGGTCGGCATGATATGCCGCGACTTCTGCTTCAACGGCAACCTGATCATGCGCGCGACCGGCGACCGGATGCTGCTGTCGCCGCCGCTCGTGGTAGGCGAGGCCGAGGTCGACGAGATCGTCGAGAAAGCGAAGCGGGCGTTCGATGCGACGGCGCAGCGGGTGGGGGGCTGA
- a CDS encoding acyl-CoA dehydrogenase family protein — MNDTDRAPTPGASNIPDTRGINFFTADPDLGVLLRLHLGDARYAELEPQLHALGARVSGELDEWAACADKHPPVLEHRNRRGEPVQRIDKHPAYVALERVAYAELGLASLSHPRAPALPLVKYALTFLFVQAEFGLCCPVSMTDSLTRTLRRFGEPELVARYLPMLASRDFDTLYQGAMFMTEQAAGSDVGRIATRAARETDAHGNTVWRLYGDKWFCSNADADLAMVLARPDGAPDGIKGLALFLLPKTLPDGTRNRYRIVRLKDKLGSRSMASGEIALEGAHAYLIGEIGRGFHQMADMINMSRLSNGVRAAGLMRRAMNEALHVAAHREAFGRKLIEMPLMQRQLMKMLLPTEAARTMFMRIALLLQQADAGDAEAARCVRILTPLIKFRACRDARRVTGDAMEVRGGTGYIEEWSDARLVRDAHLGSIWEGTSNIVALDVARAAQRERALDALHAFLADRLGQAPLPDASRTALRRVLARATDALAQVAASGDDAGVRQAASALYYASAAILMACEGACTAPDYRRLALAHLIVREKLLPVDPLAAPSCGERRDEAATADALLRGAPVSLDAALDLLPEVER, encoded by the coding sequence ATGAACGACACCGATCGCGCGCCGACCCCCGGCGCGTCCAATATCCCCGACACCCGGGGCATCAATTTCTTCACCGCGGATCCGGACCTGGGCGTGCTGCTGAGGCTCCATCTCGGCGATGCGCGTTATGCGGAACTCGAACCGCAGCTGCACGCGCTCGGCGCGCGCGTCAGCGGCGAGCTCGACGAATGGGCCGCGTGCGCGGACAAGCATCCGCCGGTGCTCGAGCATCGCAACCGGCGCGGCGAGCCCGTGCAGCGCATCGACAAGCATCCCGCCTACGTCGCGCTCGAACGCGTCGCGTATGCGGAGCTCGGGCTCGCGTCGCTGAGCCACCCGCGCGCACCCGCGTTGCCGCTCGTCAAGTACGCGCTGACCTTCCTGTTCGTGCAGGCGGAATTCGGGTTGTGCTGCCCGGTCAGCATGACCGACTCGCTGACCCGCACGCTGCGCCGCTTCGGCGAGCCGGAACTCGTCGCGCGTTATCTGCCGATGCTCGCGTCGCGCGATTTCGACACGCTGTACCAGGGCGCGATGTTCATGACCGAACAGGCGGCGGGCTCCGACGTCGGCCGGATCGCGACGCGCGCGGCGCGCGAGACGGACGCGCACGGCAACACCGTATGGCGCCTGTACGGCGACAAGTGGTTCTGCTCGAACGCCGACGCCGATCTCGCGATGGTGCTCGCGCGGCCCGACGGCGCGCCGGACGGCATCAAGGGCCTCGCGCTGTTCCTGCTGCCGAAGACGCTGCCGGACGGCACGCGCAACCGCTACCGGATCGTGCGGCTGAAGGACAAGCTCGGCAGCCGGTCGATGGCGAGCGGCGAGATCGCGCTCGAAGGCGCGCACGCATACCTGATCGGCGAGATCGGCCGCGGCTTTCACCAGATGGCGGACATGATCAACATGTCGCGGCTGTCGAACGGCGTGCGCGCGGCGGGCCTGATGCGGCGCGCGATGAACGAGGCGCTGCACGTCGCCGCGCATCGCGAGGCGTTCGGCCGCAAGCTGATCGAGATGCCGTTGATGCAGCGGCAGCTGATGAAGATGCTGCTGCCGACCGAGGCCGCGCGCACGATGTTCATGCGGATCGCGCTGCTGCTGCAGCAGGCCGATGCCGGCGATGCCGAAGCCGCGCGCTGCGTGCGCATCCTGACGCCGCTGATCAAGTTCCGCGCGTGCCGCGACGCGCGCCGCGTGACGGGCGACGCAATGGAAGTGCGCGGCGGCACCGGCTACATCGAGGAATGGAGCGACGCGCGGCTCGTGCGCGATGCGCACCTCGGCTCGATCTGGGAGGGCACGAGCAACATCGTCGCGCTCGACGTCGCGCGCGCCGCGCAGCGCGAGCGGGCGCTCGACGCGCTGCATGCGTTCCTCGCCGACCGGCTCGGCCAGGCGCCGTTGCCGGACGCGAGCCGCACCGCGCTCAGGCGCGTGCTCGCGCGCGCAACCGATGCGCTCGCGCAGGTCGCGGCAAGCGGCGACGACGCAGGCGTGCGCCAGGCCGCGTCCGCGCTGTACTACGCGAGCGCGGCGATCCTGATGGCATGCGAGGGCGCGTGCACGGCGCCGGACTACCGCCGTCTCGCGCTCGCGCACCTGATCGTGCGCGAGAAGCTGTTGCCCGTCGATCCGCTCGCGGCGCCGTCGTGCGGCGAGCGCCGAGACGAGGCGGCGACGGCCGACGCGCTGCTGCGCGGCGCGCCGGTCTCGCTCGACGCGGCGCTCGACCTGCTGCCGGAGGTCGAGCGATGA
- a CDS encoding glutamine synthetase family protein, translating into MQPALDEFLRQHRITEVEAIIPDMAGIARGKIIPRNKFESGESMRLPQAVMVQTVTGDYPEDGTLTGVTDPDMVCVPDPSTICLIPWAVDPTAQVIHDCVHFDGSPVEISPRYVLRRVLELYREKGWKPVVAPELEFYLVDMNADPDLPLRPPVGRTGRAETGRQSYSIEAVNEFDPLFEDIYEYCEMQGLDIETLIHEVGAAQMEINFMHGDALALADQVFLFKRTVREAALRHNMYATFMAKPMEGEPGSAMHIHQSLADPQTGRNLFTDATGDVTPLFRGYLAGLQTYTPALMPIFAPYINSYRRLSRFMAAPINVQWGYDNRTVGFRIPQSSPLARRVENRIPGVDCNPYLAFAATLAAGYLGITQRLEPSEPLASDGYDLPYQLPRNLEEGISLMAACTPLAEILGDKFVKAYLALKETEYEAFFRVISSWERRHLLLHV; encoded by the coding sequence ATGCAACCCGCACTGGACGAATTCCTCAGGCAGCATCGCATCACCGAGGTCGAGGCGATCATTCCCGACATGGCCGGCATCGCGCGCGGCAAGATCATCCCGCGCAACAAGTTCGAGTCCGGCGAATCGATGCGGCTGCCGCAGGCGGTGATGGTGCAGACCGTCACCGGCGACTATCCGGAGGACGGCACGCTGACCGGCGTCACCGATCCCGACATGGTGTGCGTGCCGGACCCGTCGACGATCTGCCTGATCCCGTGGGCGGTCGACCCGACCGCGCAGGTGATCCACGACTGCGTGCACTTCGATGGCTCGCCCGTCGAGATCTCGCCGCGCTACGTGCTGCGCCGCGTGCTCGAGCTGTATCGCGAGAAGGGCTGGAAGCCGGTCGTCGCGCCCGAGCTCGAGTTCTACCTGGTCGACATGAACGCCGATCCCGACCTGCCGCTGCGTCCGCCGGTCGGCCGCACCGGGCGCGCGGAGACGGGCCGGCAGTCGTATTCGATCGAGGCCGTCAACGAGTTCGATCCGCTGTTCGAGGACATCTACGAATACTGCGAGATGCAGGGGCTCGACATCGAGACGCTGATCCACGAGGTCGGCGCCGCGCAGATGGAGATCAACTTCATGCACGGCGACGCGCTGGCGCTTGCCGACCAGGTGTTCCTGTTCAAGCGCACGGTGCGCGAAGCGGCGCTGCGGCACAACATGTACGCGACGTTCATGGCGAAGCCGATGGAAGGCGAGCCCGGCTCCGCGATGCACATTCACCAGAGCCTCGCGGATCCGCAGACCGGCCGCAACCTGTTCACCGATGCGACAGGCGACGTGACGCCGCTGTTTCGCGGCTATCTCGCCGGGTTGCAGACGTACACGCCGGCGCTGATGCCGATCTTCGCGCCGTACATCAACTCGTACCGCCGGCTGTCGCGTTTCATGGCCGCGCCGATCAACGTGCAGTGGGGCTACGACAACCGCACGGTCGGTTTCAGGATCCCGCAGTCGAGCCCGCTCGCGCGCCGCGTCGAGAACCGCATTCCGGGCGTCGACTGCAATCCGTACCTGGCCTTCGCGGCGACGCTCGCCGCCGGCTATCTCGGCATCACGCAGCGGCTCGAGCCGTCTGAGCCGCTCGCGTCCGACGGCTACGACCTGCCGTACCAGTTGCCGCGCAATCTCGAGGAAGGCATCTCGCTGATGGCCGCGTGCACGCCGCTCGCGGAGATTCTCGGCGACAAGTTCGTGAAGGCGTATCTCGCGCTGAAGGAAACCGAATACGAGGCGTTCTTCCGCGTGATCAGCTCGTGGGAGCGCCGGCATCTGCTGCTGCACGTGTGA